The proteins below are encoded in one region of Alistipes communis:
- a CDS encoding metallophosphatase domain-containing protein gives MTIAFLSDTHGKHHELKNLPQADMLIHAGDLSRNGTEEEITDFIEWFGTLNYRHKIFIAGNHDDCLDGAGIEETPHNCYYLCNSGIEIEGVKIWGIPFFLSDEIHWADLYPEKIALIPQQTDILVSHCPPFGILDKSAFGANMGNEDLRKQVEIINPRYHLFGHIHEAYGVYKTSRTTFVNGAVADANYELVKRPVVITT, from the coding sequence ATGACAATCGCCTTTCTATCCGACACGCATGGAAAACATCACGAGTTGAAAAACCTGCCGCAGGCCGACATGTTGATTCATGCAGGGGACTTGTCGAGGAACGGGACGGAGGAAGAAATTACCGATTTTATCGAATGGTTCGGGACATTGAATTACCGACACAAAATCTTTATCGCAGGCAATCATGACGATTGTTTGGATGGAGCCGGTATCGAAGAGACGCCGCATAACTGCTACTACCTATGCAACAGCGGTATAGAAATCGAGGGTGTGAAAATATGGGGAATCCCGTTCTTTCTATCCGATGAAATCCACTGGGCAGACCTCTATCCGGAAAAGATCGCCCTGATTCCTCAACAGACCGACATACTGGTTTCGCATTGTCCGCCGTTCGGAATTCTTGATAAATCAGCATTCGGCGCAAATATGGGGAATGAAGATTTACGGAAGCAAGTAGAAATTATCAACCCTCGCTACCACTTGTTCGGCCATATACACGAGGCATACGGCGTATATAAAACATCCCGAACAACCTTTGTGAACGGTGCTGTTGCGGATGCAAATTATGAACTGGTCAAGCGTCCAGTCGTTATTACGACATAA
- a CDS encoding tyrosine-type recombinase/integrase: MKKPEIIYNINDLTCLTSASDADVIPQELFRTNHPDCDKTRQLQGTTLEKSTQKPFNRMTMRQKQDLYTRRMIRFSLKNPAQPLTSIRMRMTINHVRMSYALAPTFKIEPKHWDSTEGRAIVDSKRNADLKGNPRLRVRLDNINTEIDKITNAVLAVLARFQQQGIRASADQVRNELQRELGQEASKARTFRDVFEYIDFYINACREGTILNSTGTRLTPGTIRSYLSTKSALRRYAEARHIRLTLESLTLDFYNDFVKYLNEATHSRGRYRPNVIGKFVKNIRTFLRYAFDNNYTLNSDFKRREFKVFQETVETIYLNEDELQLLYDLELPPSQAEVRDAFLVGCYTGLRFSDIGRLQPHHIRFDEGIIVITTQKTNRTIAVPICPKLRSIFARYNNCPPPTQSNQATNRMLKQLCRKAGITSKVYLTEVLGGERQMRCYEKCDLVTTHTARRSFATNAFKNDIPAALIMSATGHTTEANFRRYIRCTAEEKAVALKQYKFFN; this comes from the coding sequence ATGAAGAAACCGGAAATCATTTACAACATCAACGACCTGACATGCCTGACGTCGGCATCCGACGCCGACGTCATACCGCAGGAGCTATTCCGGACAAATCACCCGGACTGCGACAAGACGCGGCAACTGCAAGGAACGACCCTTGAAAAAAGTACGCAGAAACCATTCAATCGAATGACTATGCGTCAGAAACAAGACCTCTATACCCGCCGGATGATCCGCTTCTCTCTGAAAAATCCGGCACAGCCGCTCACTTCGATCCGGATGCGTATGACCATCAACCACGTACGCATGTCCTATGCCCTTGCTCCGACGTTCAAAATCGAGCCGAAACATTGGGATAGCACGGAGGGCCGTGCGATCGTCGATTCGAAACGGAATGCCGATCTGAAAGGCAATCCCCGTCTGCGTGTCCGGCTCGACAACATCAACACCGAAATCGACAAGATCACCAACGCCGTACTGGCCGTTCTCGCCCGGTTCCAGCAGCAGGGCATCCGCGCCTCGGCGGATCAGGTACGCAACGAACTGCAACGCGAACTCGGACAAGAGGCAAGCAAGGCCCGGACATTCCGCGACGTATTCGAATACATCGACTTTTACATCAACGCCTGCCGGGAAGGAACCATCCTCAACAGCACGGGCACACGCTTGACACCCGGCACGATCCGCAGCTACCTATCGACCAAAAGTGCCCTGCGTCGTTATGCCGAGGCACGGCACATCCGGCTGACGTTGGAATCGCTGACGTTGGATTTCTACAACGATTTCGTCAAATATCTGAACGAGGCGACCCATAGTCGGGGCCGCTATCGTCCGAATGTAATCGGCAAGTTCGTGAAGAATATCCGCACGTTCCTGCGTTACGCGTTCGACAACAACTATACGCTCAACTCCGATTTCAAGCGCCGCGAATTCAAGGTTTTTCAGGAAACGGTCGAAACCATCTACCTGAATGAAGATGAATTGCAACTGCTTTATGATCTGGAATTACCGCCCTCGCAGGCCGAGGTGCGCGACGCCTTTCTGGTCGGCTGCTACACCGGACTGCGGTTCAGCGACATCGGACGGCTGCAACCGCACCACATCCGTTTCGACGAAGGAATCATCGTCATCACGACCCAGAAAACGAACAGGACGATCGCCGTGCCGATCTGCCCGAAACTGCGCAGCATCTTCGCCCGTTACAACAACTGTCCTCCACCGACACAAAGCAATCAGGCAACGAACCGGATGCTTAAACAGCTATGCCGTAAGGCGGGTATTACCTCCAAAGTCTATCTGACAGAGGTATTGGGCGGAGAACGGCAGATGCGCTGTTACGAGAAATGTGACCTCGTAACGACCCACACGGCACGCCGTTCATTTGCCACAAACGCTTTCAAGAACGATATTCCCGCCGCACTTATCATGTCGGCAACCGGGCACACGACCGAGGCCAATTTCCGACGCTATATCCGCTGTACCGCCGAGGAAAAGGCGGTCGCACTCAAACAATACAAATTTTTCAACTGA
- a CDS encoding helix-turn-helix domain-containing protein: MKTLILQEADLTALYDCLKELRSEITELRRMKEPPEHRYLSRSEVCDLLHISYSTLHRMTRQGEIRCLKNGRRTLFLMSDVEAAMIPVNA, from the coding sequence ATGAAAACTTTGATTTTACAGGAGGCCGACCTCACGGCCCTGTACGATTGTCTGAAGGAGCTTCGCTCCGAGATTACGGAACTGCGCCGCATGAAGGAGCCGCCCGAACACCGTTACCTCTCCCGCTCGGAGGTCTGCGACCTGCTCCATATCAGTTATTCAACTTTGCATCGAATGACGCGGCAGGGAGAGATCCGATGCCTGAAAAACGGGAGACGCACCCTGTTCCTGATGTCCGATGTCGAAGCGGCAATGATCCCCGTAAACGCATAA
- a CDS encoding DUF3987 domain-containing protein, translated as MEQVAKSPAAVQTTAVGAKQNVFPFEEVFPRPLAELIHALHCDLGFPFDFSATAILTAFAAAIGSTIQLKMKNLFTAIASLNCVLVGNPGTCKSHPIQRAFAPFELIRARRFAAYKKEMAEYRRRKAEGNPGPKPILRTPILNELTLEALYRSMEANPRGVAIVADEMNGFLENMNRYNTGSDAEAFNTIWSGLPQSINRASVDSRYIHRVAVSIIGTMQTAIMHKFFTRDKAGSGFSSRFLFTAPENLAMPHWSASEIDPALTEQYEKAILRLLDREMGKDADGIPQPTEIGFTPEALQRMLSWHNDEYRPRTQEEMGDTYADACCKLDTYALRFALILEVMRAALEEREPVAVGMDSVEGAIRLVEYFRQEAIKIHKLVYGKDIRISMTEQQRKAYDALPPSFRIAAVYELLEKKVGFSKDQVKKFLGKQRYFTRIVKGEYRKNYVEISE; from the coding sequence ATGGAACAGGTTGCAAAATCTCCGGCAGCGGTTCAGACTACCGCTGTCGGAGCGAAACAGAATGTATTTCCGTTCGAGGAAGTTTTTCCCCGCCCGCTGGCCGAACTGATTCATGCCCTGCACTGCGATCTGGGATTTCCGTTCGATTTCAGCGCTACGGCAATATTGACGGCTTTTGCTGCGGCAATAGGAAGCACGATCCAACTGAAAATGAAAAACCTCTTTACGGCAATCGCCTCGCTCAACTGTGTACTGGTCGGCAATCCCGGAACCTGCAAGAGCCATCCCATCCAACGGGCATTCGCGCCGTTCGAATTGATTCGCGCCCGGCGTTTTGCTGCCTACAAAAAGGAGATGGCCGAATACCGGCGTCGCAAAGCCGAAGGGAACCCCGGCCCGAAACCGATTCTGCGTACTCCGATCCTGAATGAACTGACGCTGGAAGCGCTCTACCGAAGCATGGAAGCCAACCCGCGCGGCGTGGCGATCGTAGCCGACGAGATGAACGGTTTTCTGGAAAACATGAACCGCTACAACACCGGTTCTGATGCCGAAGCGTTCAATACGATCTGGTCGGGACTTCCACAGTCGATCAACCGAGCTTCGGTCGATTCCCGTTACATCCATCGGGTCGCCGTGTCTATCATCGGCACGATGCAGACGGCGATCATGCATAAGTTCTTCACGCGCGACAAAGCCGGTAGCGGATTCTCCTCGCGCTTTCTGTTCACCGCTCCGGAGAACCTGGCCATGCCCCACTGGTCGGCCTCGGAGATCGACCCCGCACTGACCGAACAGTATGAAAAAGCGATTCTGCGACTGCTCGACCGTGAGATGGGAAAGGATGCCGACGGAATCCCGCAACCCACAGAGATCGGATTCACACCCGAAGCCCTGCAACGGATGCTATCATGGCATAATGACGAATACCGGCCCCGGACACAGGAGGAGATGGGCGACACCTACGCCGACGCCTGCTGTAAGTTGGACACCTATGCGCTGCGTTTCGCTCTTATCTTGGAGGTAATGCGGGCCGCCCTCGAAGAGCGTGAGCCCGTTGCGGTCGGCATGGATTCGGTCGAAGGGGCGATCCGACTGGTGGAGTATTTCCGGCAAGAGGCAATCAAGATTCACAAACTCGTCTACGGCAAGGATATCCGTATTTCGATGACAGAGCAACAGCGCAAAGCCTACGATGCACTGCCGCCCTCGTTCCGAATCGCCGCAGTTTACGAACTGTTAGAGAAAAAGGTAGGATTCTCGAAGGATCAGGTCAAGAAATTTTTAGGCAAACAGCGCTACTTCACCCGCATCGTCAAAGGTGAATACCGTAAAAATTATGTAGAAATATCCGAATAA
- a CDS encoding DUF6371 domain-containing protein gives MKNNHKPIARFIHRDRLRSSRLGDTRYYERTTLFTYLSRYFATDAICRVFSRYGLLADLEYEQDGLYGIAFPFQDDKTRQLLSMQYDPATGRQTGEQPIGQRLMKGYDLQSAPALCGTHLLPEYPGKPVGILRDLRDILIMTLADDTRLWLATGNSNRNGYSLTDPAIMEVLRGRSITLYPASGLYDASMPIAHRMQEQGIDTTISNAAEQLTTGMTSDAQLTIADFVLQQIEEEQFYASYPFAADNPGSGMAPYSFCNLQEQNEPATPMPQVPDVPESLFPVNGNPTE, from the coding sequence ATGAAAAACAACCATAAACCCATCGCCCGCTTCATCCACCGGGATAGGCTTCGCAGCTCCCGGCTGGGCGACACACGATATTACGAACGAACGACACTGTTTACCTACCTGTCCCGCTATTTCGCAACGGACGCCATCTGCCGCGTATTTTCCCGTTACGGCCTGCTGGCAGACTTGGAGTATGAACAGGACGGATTATACGGCATTGCTTTCCCCTTTCAGGACGACAAGACACGGCAACTGCTCTCGATGCAGTACGACCCCGCAACCGGCAGACAGACCGGCGAGCAACCGATCGGCCAACGGCTGATGAAAGGATACGATCTGCAATCCGCACCGGCATTATGCGGTACGCACTTGTTGCCCGAATATCCCGGCAAGCCCGTCGGAATCCTGCGTGACCTGCGCGACATCCTGATAATGACCCTTGCCGATGATACACGGCTCTGGCTGGCAACCGGCAACAGCAATCGGAACGGATATAGTCTAACCGACCCTGCCATCATGGAGGTACTACGCGGACGATCCATAACGCTCTATCCTGCCTCCGGTCTCTATGACGCCAGTATGCCGATTGCCCACCGCATGCAGGAACAGGGTATCGACACTACGATAAGCAATGCGGCGGAACAACTGACAACCGGTATGACATCGGACGCCCAACTTACGATTGCCGATTTCGTTCTCCAACAGATCGAGGAAGAACAATTCTACGCCTCTTATCCCTTTGCAGCGGATAATCCCGGCTCCGGAATGGCTCCGTACTCCTTTTGTAATTTACAGGAACAGAACGAACCGGCAACTCCGATGCCCCAAGTGCCGGACGTGCCGGAGAGTTTGTTCCCCGTTAATGGAAATCCGACCGAATAA
- a CDS encoding helix-turn-helix domain-containing protein, which produces MKSELDKYVIARVREKRLEQGVSQRAIAFTIGRSASFVGQVESDRFTTKYTVHQLYLIAKDLGCSPAEFFPPLDDPRFESEE; this is translated from the coding sequence ATGAAATCGGAGCTTGACAAATATGTGATCGCCCGTGTGCGCGAAAAGCGCTTGGAGCAAGGCGTTTCCCAGCGGGCAATCGCCTTTACCATCGGTCGCTCTGCCAGCTTTGTGGGGCAGGTCGAAAGCGACCGGTTCACTACCAAGTATACCGTTCATCAACTCTATCTGATCGCTAAGGACCTCGGATGTTCTCCTGCGGAGTTTTTCCCTCCGTTGGATGATCCCCGCTTCGAAAGCGAGGAATAA
- a CDS encoding toxin-antitoxin system YwqK family antitoxin, producing the protein MKKISLLLTALFSLGLSQGYAQALKTVRTYYDLFSTRPYEVYTVNARTGQKHGTYNLYMEDGTLGITMTYANGALNGLYRQYGFADGSAADQSKPRIEANYLNDKLHGYYMEYMILNGQRKPRIERTYDKGIIIEETT; encoded by the coding sequence ATGAAGAAAATTTCATTATTACTGACAGCTCTCTTTTCGCTGGGACTGTCGCAGGGCTATGCGCAGGCGCTCAAGACCGTGCGCACGTATTACGACCTGTTCAGCACCAGACCTTACGAGGTCTACACCGTAAACGCCCGAACCGGGCAGAAGCACGGCACCTACAACCTCTACATGGAGGACGGCACACTGGGTATCACCATGACCTATGCGAACGGAGCCCTCAACGGCCTCTACCGCCAATACGGTTTTGCCGACGGCTCGGCCGCCGACCAAAGCAAGCCCCGCATCGAGGCCAACTACCTCAACGACAAGTTGCACGGATACTATATGGAGTACATGATCCTCAATGGCCAGCGCAAGCCCCGCATCGAGCGGACGTACGACAAGGGCATCATCATCGAGGAGACGACTTGA
- a CDS encoding toxin-antitoxin system YwqK family antitoxin — protein MNGVNRSWYENGKPYRECQVVKGLPNGKFVEYHPDGSIAEISYYKNGELNGKLEKYYENGQLRTIQHFTDRKLTGEMVGYHPDGRLAEKYTFEIPGEVATCVLYFANGNKRSETTRTGDNEFLTIRYDSITASKTAELIQNWHEASSYSDEGTEVKIYRADGTLHKSWTRNGSKKYRACTYNEKGELESLYDYDGTLVYVFPGTEIVSQRIKPADYKGHYPYECYDREGNVIEKGKMDSDDNKLTVTKYENGRSVYERADNGNEYWIYPNGNRKAYASADRSYIVMYDEQERWIGCRSKEGYNCVYRYPNSSVKAKGEEDAAGNRIGKWYLYSETGRLSVEENGVVRKPTKEEKTSHESYLHELVDAKR, from the coding sequence ATGAACGGCGTCAATCGTTCGTGGTACGAGAATGGCAAGCCATATCGCGAATGTCAGGTCGTAAAGGGATTGCCTAACGGCAAATTCGTCGAGTATCACCCCGACGGGAGTATTGCGGAGATAAGCTATTACAAAAACGGCGAGTTGAACGGCAAGCTGGAAAAATACTATGAAAACGGGCAACTCCGCACCATACAGCACTTCACAGATAGAAAACTCACAGGCGAAATGGTCGGCTATCACCCCGACGGCAGGCTGGCCGAAAAATACACGTTCGAGATACCGGGAGAGGTCGCAACCTGCGTACTTTATTTTGCCAACGGCAACAAGCGCTCGGAGACCACCCGCACGGGAGACAACGAATTCCTGACCATCCGCTACGACAGCATCACGGCCTCGAAAACGGCGGAACTGATACAGAACTGGCACGAAGCCTCCTCCTATTCCGACGAAGGTACGGAAGTGAAAATATACCGCGCCGACGGCACGCTGCACAAGTCATGGACGCGTAACGGATCGAAGAAATACCGCGCCTGCACCTATAACGAAAAAGGAGAGCTGGAATCGCTGTACGACTATGACGGCACGCTGGTTTACGTATTCCCCGGCACGGAGATCGTCTCGCAACGGATAAAACCCGCCGACTACAAAGGACACTATCCCTACGAATGTTATGACCGCGAGGGAAACGTAATCGAAAAGGGGAAAATGGACAGCGATGACAATAAACTTACCGTAACGAAGTACGAAAACGGCAGATCCGTCTACGAACGGGCGGATAACGGAAATGAATATTGGATATATCCCAACGGCAACCGCAAGGCCTATGCATCGGCAGACAGATCCTATATCGTCATGTACGACGAACAGGAACGGTGGATCGGCTGCCGGTCGAAGGAGGGGTACAACTGTGTCTACCGTTATCCCAATTCGTCCGTGAAAGCCAAAGGAGAGGAAGATGCAGCGGGTAACCGCATCGGAAAATGGTATCTCTATTCCGAGACCGGCCGCCTATCCGTCGAGGAAAACGGCGTTGTCCGCAAGCCTACCAAAGAGGAGAAAACGAGCCACGAAAGTTATTTGCATGAGTTGGTCGATGCTAAACGCTGA
- a CDS encoding site-specific integrase: MATFSYRIRTTRKGILTKVLIRFNVDRHTSFYADTQYLVLSDAWDDKKQTVKSRFTFTDDFTEQQGRELTKNLSELRSHILGEIAKDPEHAMTKTRLEKIIYSFHHPRSLTTGRRVRTRESLGDYIARFTREMEEGTRLNIHKLRYGPSTIKNYKGFVVQFDEYCKAKRKQFDFADIDLKFYDDFVAWFTAKNYSVNTIGRHVKELKIIMRAAREEGLHDNGAIESRKFRVLTADVENIYLTESEIRAIAALDLSKNRHKDVARDIFLVGCYTAQRFSDYSTINEGNIRTLENGQQVIDLKQQKTGNHVVIPVRPELQAILEKYDNRLPRTYEQKVNYLIKEIAREAGITEKVEVSYIENGEKKSRLVEKCDLVKTHTARRSGATNMYLAGIPTIAIMKVTGHKTEREFMKYIKITEEQTALELMSHPYFSGASNTTR; encoded by the coding sequence ATGGCTACTTTCTCCTACCGTATCCGCACAACCCGCAAGGGAATTCTGACCAAGGTACTCATCCGATTCAACGTCGATCGGCACACCTCGTTCTATGCCGATACCCAGTATCTGGTGCTCTCCGACGCCTGGGACGATAAAAAGCAGACGGTCAAGAGCCGCTTTACCTTTACCGACGACTTCACCGAGCAGCAGGGGCGCGAGCTGACCAAGAATCTCTCCGAACTGCGCAGCCACATCCTCGGAGAGATTGCCAAGGATCCCGAGCACGCAATGACGAAGACGCGGCTGGAGAAGATCATCTACAGCTTCCACCACCCGCGCAGCCTCACCACCGGGCGTCGCGTCCGCACCCGCGAATCGCTCGGTGACTACATCGCCCGCTTCACGCGCGAGATGGAGGAGGGCACCCGGCTGAACATCCACAAACTCCGATACGGCCCCTCGACCATCAAGAACTACAAGGGATTCGTCGTGCAGTTCGACGAGTACTGCAAAGCCAAACGCAAGCAGTTCGACTTTGCCGACATTGACCTGAAGTTCTACGATGACTTCGTCGCCTGGTTCACCGCCAAGAACTACTCCGTCAATACGATCGGCCGCCACGTCAAGGAGCTGAAGATCATCATGCGCGCGGCCCGCGAGGAGGGCCTGCACGACAACGGGGCGATCGAGAGCCGCAAGTTCCGCGTGCTGACGGCCGACGTGGAGAACATCTACCTGACGGAGTCGGAGATCCGGGCCATCGCCGCGCTCGACCTCTCGAAAAATCGGCACAAGGATGTTGCCCGCGACATCTTTCTGGTGGGGTGCTACACGGCACAGCGCTTCAGCGACTACTCGACCATCAACGAAGGCAACATCCGCACACTGGAGAACGGACAGCAGGTCATCGACCTCAAGCAGCAGAAGACCGGCAACCACGTCGTCATTCCGGTCCGCCCCGAGCTGCAGGCCATCCTGGAGAAGTACGACAACCGGCTGCCGAGAACCTACGAGCAGAAGGTGAACTACCTCATCAAGGAGATTGCGCGCGAGGCAGGCATCACGGAGAAAGTCGAGGTCTCCTACATCGAGAATGGCGAAAAGAAGAGCCGGCTGGTCGAGAAGTGCGACCTGGTGAAGACCCACACGGCACGGCGCAGCGGCGCGACGAACATGTATCTGGCGGGAATCCCGACCATCGCCATCATGAAGGTTACGGGCCACAAGACCGAACGGGAGTTTATGAAGTACATCAAGATCACCGAGGAGCAGACCGCCCTGGAGCTGATGAGCCACCCCTATTTTTCGGGGGCAAGCAACACAACACGATAA
- a CDS encoding RNA-binding domain-containing protein, which produces MKDDTQELTLFDNYDFIEKIESLMADCESAEVEFKSARGGFPGSLWETYSAFANTQGGVIVLGVKEKDGKFTLDGITLEQARKYKKEFWDNVNNKAHCSANVLQEKDVQDGEYNGSYVLVFNVPRAPRNKIPVYLHNNPENTFKRNYEGDYRCDASEIQRMFADADITEHPRDYKILPEFTIEQDIDKATLEQYRRLVATKSPDHPWLLLDDKHFLMKLKGYRIDRREKIEGLTLAGLLMFGKTDSITDAYGCPQYFPDYREYFSSNPDDRWTDRICPDGTWEANLFQFYYRVYPKLAASLPKPFALKDGIREDETPTHTALREAFINALVHCDYSVDSNITIELHKDCYIFSNPGSLLLSIAQYYQGGNSVCRNKALQTMFMLIGSAEKAGSGADKIMQGWKKANYRNPRIEEITHPDKVVLTLPLVSLLSDEVISYLKSLFGEEITSIEHNKLMTLATCCSEGEITNYRMQLVLDKHSADITKLLKELCNDRYLIPEGIGRGTHYRINKKFREGGLPGNVASNVASNVASNVASSPDKERRRRLSSSELHTAILQACVDFESLETIANKIGKSLRYLKNRAIPIMVAEGLLEREYPNMPKHPHQRYRAKKR; this is translated from the coding sequence ATGAAAGACGATACGCAGGAATTAACGCTGTTCGACAACTACGATTTTATAGAAAAAATCGAATCTCTGATGGCCGACTGTGAATCGGCCGAGGTGGAGTTCAAATCCGCCAGGGGAGGGTTTCCGGGCAGCTTGTGGGAGACCTACTCCGCTTTCGCCAATACGCAAGGTGGAGTCATCGTATTGGGCGTCAAGGAGAAGGACGGGAAATTCACACTTGACGGCATCACACTGGAGCAGGCGCGCAAATACAAAAAGGAGTTTTGGGACAACGTAAACAACAAGGCTCATTGCAGCGCAAACGTCCTGCAGGAGAAAGACGTGCAGGATGGCGAATACAACGGGAGCTATGTCCTGGTATTCAATGTGCCACGAGCTCCCCGCAACAAGATTCCCGTATATCTGCATAACAACCCCGAGAATACATTCAAGCGGAATTACGAAGGAGACTATCGGTGCGATGCAAGCGAAATACAACGCATGTTCGCCGACGCCGATATCACGGAACATCCCCGTGATTACAAAATTCTGCCCGAATTTACCATCGAGCAGGATATTGACAAGGCAACTCTTGAGCAATACCGCCGGCTGGTCGCAACCAAAAGCCCCGATCATCCGTGGCTGCTGCTGGACGACAAACATTTCCTGATGAAATTGAAAGGTTACCGGATCGATCGGCGAGAAAAGATCGAGGGACTGACACTTGCCGGTCTGCTGATGTTCGGAAAAACAGACAGCATCACCGACGCCTACGGATGTCCGCAATACTTTCCCGATTACCGCGAATATTTCAGTTCCAATCCCGACGACCGCTGGACAGACCGCATCTGCCCGGACGGCACCTGGGAGGCGAATCTGTTCCAATTCTACTACCGGGTCTATCCCAAGCTGGCCGCATCCCTGCCCAAGCCTTTCGCCCTGAAGGACGGTATCAGAGAGGACGAAACACCGACACATACGGCTCTACGCGAAGCGTTTATCAATGCATTGGTCCATTGCGACTATTCGGTTGACTCAAACATTACGATCGAGCTACACAAGGATTGTTACATATTCTCCAATCCAGGTTCCCTGCTGCTCTCCATTGCCCAATATTATCAGGGAGGCAACAGCGTATGCCGCAACAAGGCCCTGCAAACGATGTTCATGCTGATCGGTTCAGCGGAAAAGGCCGGAAGCGGTGCCGACAAGATCATGCAAGGTTGGAAAAAGGCAAATTACCGCAACCCGCGAATCGAGGAGATCACTCACCCCGACAAAGTCGTATTGACATTGCCCCTTGTCAGTTTGTTGTCCGATGAGGTCATCTCCTATCTGAAATCCCTGTTCGGTGAGGAGATAACGTCCATAGAACACAACAAGTTGATGACCCTGGCGACCTGTTGCAGCGAGGGCGAGATCACCAACTACCGGATGCAATTGGTATTGGACAAGCACAGTGCCGATATCACAAAGTTGCTCAAAGAGTTATGCAACGACCGATACCTTATTCCCGAGGGAATCGGCCGCGGCACGCACTACAGAATCAATAAAAAATTCCGGGAGGGGGGACTCCCCGGGAATGTTGCTAGTAATGTTGCTAGTAATGTTGCTAGTAATGTTGCTAGCTCTCCAGATAAGGAAAGGCGCAGAAGATTATCATCCAGCGAATTACACACAGCCATCCTGCAGGCATGTGTTGATTTTGAATCGCTGGAAACCATTGCAAACAAAATAGGGAAGAGTCTACGATACCTGAAAAACAGAGCCATACCCATCATGGTTGCCGAAGGGTTGTTGGAACGTGAATATCCCAATATGCCGAAACATCCCCATCAGCGATACCGTGCAAAAAAGAGATAA
- a CDS encoding MerR family transcriptional regulator, which produces MPRRRKITIQASELESFETLVRELHQRPEFAGFDPSSLHVWAYERYEPKLKDADAILRRFDYWLGVHKGERYLMANGSRLFNKKELAEALGVARPTLDRWITNGWLEPCRVQISSSGDTLFAANAVREVLITFSDE; this is translated from the coding sequence ATGCCGCGCCGTCGAAAAATAACGATCCAGGCCTCCGAACTGGAGAGCTTCGAGACGCTCGTCCGGGAGCTGCACCAGCGGCCGGAGTTTGCCGGATTCGATCCGTCGAGCCTGCACGTCTGGGCTTACGAACGGTATGAGCCGAAGCTGAAGGATGCCGACGCAATCCTGCGCCGCTTCGACTATTGGCTGGGCGTGCACAAGGGCGAGCGCTATCTGATGGCAAACGGCAGCCGGCTCTTCAACAAAAAGGAGCTTGCCGAGGCGCTGGGCGTCGCACGTCCGACACTCGACCGGTGGATTACGAACGGATGGCTGGAGCCGTGCCGCGTTCAGATCTCAAGCAGCGGTGACACCCTCTTTGCAGCCAACGCCGTTCGGGAGGTACTAATAACGTTTTCCGATGAATAA